The following DNA comes from Streptococcus pasteurianus.
CAAACTCATTGAAGTCAATGTCAAGAATGCACCTAATGCCCTTGATGCCCGTATGATGGCAAAAAGTGTCGTTGGTTCAAGTCTTGTTAAAACAGCGATTTTTGGAGAGGACCCTAACTGGGGACGTATTTTAGCAGCGGTTGGCTATGCAGGTGTTGATGTTCCAGTTGACAACATTGACATTTACCTCGGCGACATTCCTGTTATGCTAAAATCAAGCCCAGTTGACTTTGAAGTTGAGGAAATGCAAGACATCATGCACGAGGATGAGATTACGATTACGGTTGATTTGCATTCTGGTGAAGCAGTAGGAAAAGCTTGGGGCTGTGATTTATCGTACGACTACGTGAAAATTAATGCCCTTTATCGCACATAAAGAGAAGAAACATATGGAAAATATTATTGTGATTAAAATCGGAGGTGTTGCTAGTCAGCACCTTTCGCAAGACTTTATTAATCAAATCAAAAAATGGAAAGAAGCAGGCAAGCAGTTGGTTATCGTTCATGGTGGGGGCTTTGCGATTAACAAATTAATGGAAGAAGAGCACGTGCCTGTTAAGAAAATCAACGGTCTGCGTGTGACGAGCCAATCTGACATGAAGCTTGTTAGCTATGCCTTGTTAAATATCGTTGGAGAAAATTTGGTTAAAAAACTTAACCAGTCGTCTATTGATAGCATTCAACTCTTGTCTGATATTGAAAAAGTCGTTCAGGCTGATTTCTTAGACCAAGAAACTTACGGTTATGTTGGCAATGTTTCACAAATTCAGACGGAAATCTTGGAAAAAATGTTGGCGAATCAAATGTTACCTGTCCTTGCCTCAATTGGCTATTCTAAAGATGGTGATATGCTAAATATCAATGCGGATTATCTTGCAACAGCTGTTGCCGTTGCCCTCGGTGCTGAAAAATTAGTCTTGATGACTGATGTTAAAGGTGTTTTGGAAAATGGTGCGGTGCTCGATAGCCTTTCTTCGACAGAATTTCAAGATAAGATTGACCAAGGAATGATCACAGGAG
Coding sequences within:
- the argB gene encoding acetylglutamate kinase; translated protein: MENIIVIKIGGVASQHLSQDFINQIKKWKEAGKQLVIVHGGGFAINKLMEEEHVPVKKINGLRVTSQSDMKLVSYALLNIVGENLVKKLNQSSIDSIQLLSDIEKVVQADFLDQETYGYVGNVSQIQTEILEKMLANQMLPVLASIGYSKDGDMLNINADYLATAVAVALGAEKLVLMTDVKGVLENGAVLDSLSSTEFQDKIDQGMITGGMIPKIESAVNTVLAGVGEVLIGDNLVTGTSIIC